The nucleotide sequence ACAGCGGGGCTTACTGGACAAATTGGTATAAGCTTCTGGAATGATTCCTTAAAAGATTGGGATAGTTCTTATCCTTTGCGTGACAATGGCATAGGAACCGGAGGATACTGGGGTGTTAGCAGTTTTTTAAATGATACTACTGTTATAATATCAAAGGACAGTCAAGGGAGAATTACTTATTATAACAAAGAAACTAAAACTTTTAGCAGACCAGAATATTTTCCTTCTGAACGAGGCCAAACATTTTCGCAGTTTGGACAGTGGATTTCTCCTGATACGAAAAAAGAATATCAGGGGGAATATTGGTCAGGTCTTGAAAACAATGACTTATATGTTGCTTATATGGATAGTTCTGGTTTGAATTATAGATACCCTTATAAATTAAACATATGCTTTATAGCTGATAGTTTATATTTAATAGGTAAATATAAAGGACGGCGAGAAGAGTATCCTTTTTTAACACCTGATGGTAAAACAATGTACTTTACAGCAAACTACGATAGCGGTGGAAATTATCTAACTATTTATAAGAGCAGAATGATAATAGACGAAAATGGCGATTCGGTTCTTACAAACATAAAAGACAAAACAGAGATACAATTACCAAAAGAGCTTAATCTTTTACCAGCATACCCAAATCCATTCAACTCACAGACAACTCTAAAATATACAATTAATTCACCTACTAAGGTGGAGCTAAAAATCTATAACATTTTAGGGAAGGAAGTGAAGAGATTAATAGAAGAAGAAAAAGATATAGGAGAATATAAAACTGAATTCAATGCAGAAGGATTACCAAGCGGGGTTTACTTGGCTATGTTAAAAACAAAATACGGATTTATGTCCACCAAATTAATTTTAATTAAATAACGATTAAAAAGGAGAGTAAACAATGAAAAATTTAATTTTAATTATCGCCTTATTTCTATCGTTTATAACTATTTCATATAGTCAATCCTTTCCCGATTCGATTGACTTAAAACCTTCAGAATTTAATTGCGAATTTAATGCTGACAATAATCCAAACTTGGGAATTGGTCCACCAACTATTCCTCCAATAGGGGAAAGACGAACTCTTTGTGTAATTCTTGCTGTCGCTGATGGGC is from Ignavibacteria bacterium and encodes:
- a CDS encoding T9SS type A sorting domain-containing protein, coding for MKPIIIFFLLCSRILAQPIFQEAPEKWSKPEKIASIQAFSIDGNEKPSVSWDGKTIYYMAACSWGDFYSTTLTDTGWSFPKRMPGQIHPPISWATGKLIMSPNNKMLLFTAGLTGQIGISFWNDSLKDWDSSYPLRDNGIGTGGYWGVSSFLNDTTVIISKDSQGRITYYNKETKTFSRPEYFPSERGQTFSQFGQWISPDTKKEYQGEYWSGLENNDLYVAYMDSSGLNYRYPYKLNICFIADSLYLIGKYKGRREEYPFLTPDGKTMYFTANYDSGGNYLTIYKSRMIIDENGDSVLTNIKDKTEIQLPKELNLLPAYPNPFNSQTTLKYTINSPTKVELKIYNILGKEVKRLIEEEKDIGEYKTEFNAEGLPSGVYLAMLKTKYGFMSTKLILIK